The Thermodesulfobacteriota bacterium DNA window TTAGGCATCCTTCCGGGTATTATAGGGACTATGCAAGCCGCTGAAGCGATCAAGCTTATTATCGGTAAAGGTCAACCTTTGATTGGAAAGCTTCTTTTCTTAGATGTAATGGAGATGAAAATTAGGGAGTTAAAACTCAGAAAGGATTCAAGTTGCCCTATTTGCGGTAAGAATCCGACAATAACAAAGCTCATCGATTATGAGGAATTTTGCGGAATTGGACGCGGGGACCCCGAGTTATTAGGAGATGTATCTGACATTGAGATTACGGTCGATGAATTTAGGTACATTCTATCAAATAAAAGCAACAATTTAGTGATACTGGATGTGAGGGAACCCCATGAGTATGAAATATGCAAGATAGGCGGTTCTAAATTAATACCATTGGGTGACTTACCATCTAGGATAAATGAACTTGACACAGCCGATGATATCATAGTTCATTGCCATCATGGTATGAGAAGCCTTCAGGCAACCAGGTTTCTGAGGCACATGGGTTTCAAGAGGGTAAAAAATCTGGGTGGTGGCATCGATGCATGGGCAGAAAAGCACGAGCCCTCCATGCCCAGATATTGAGCGGTTATCTAACTTATTTCTTCAATCAACCAATAATTGCTGAGACACGAAGTCTAAGGAGTAGGGGCGTACAATTGAATGCCCCTACTACATTCGGGCATCACGTTTAGGACTGGGCAGGAAGGGAGTCGAACCCTTACGGGCGCAATGCCCAACGGCTTTTGAGGCCGTCGCGTCTGCCGGTTTCGCCACCTGCCCCGCACTACGGGTTATATTATCCCAACTACGCTTTAATAATCAAGTTCTAGATGTGAAAATTAGCGTCATAACCTTCGGAAATTCGTATCATTAAAATTTGACTGATAGATGTTGACCGTGATGGGAACTTTTACATCGACAATTAAATAATAGATATTACACGCTGAGTATTAAACCCCAAGAATCTTAAACTTATACCTCATTCCATATGGTATGCAATAAACTCACTTTATTGAAAAAAAACTGATTGACAAATGATTTAAACTGTGAGATATTAAAAGCACGTTTAGCTAGGAGGTGTTTTCATTTGTTAAAGGGTAAAGTAAAATGGTTTAATAGCTCTAAGGGCTACGGATTCTTAGAGCCAGATGATGGGG harbors:
- the moeB gene encoding molybdopterin-synthase adenylyltransferase MoeB, with the translated sequence MNLTNEQVSRYSRHLIMPEVGVEGQEKLVESKVLCIGAGGLGSPLALYLAAAGVGKLGILDFDVVDFSNLQRQIIHSEKNIGKLKVESAKERLIELNSDISVHTYNTMLTSGNAMEIIKDYDVIIDGTDNFATRYLVNDACVLLGKPNVYGSIFRFEGQVSVFDAKRGPCYRCLYPEPPPPGMVPSCAEGGVLGILPGIIGTMQAAEAIKLIIGKGQPLIGKLLFLDVMEMKIRELKLRKDSSCPICGKNPTITKLIDYEEFCGIGRGDPELLGDVSDIEITVDEFRYILSNKSNNLVILDVREPHEYEICKIGGSKLIPLGDLPSRINELDTADDIIVHCHHGMRSLQATRFLRHMGFKRVKNLGGGIDAWAEKHEPSMPRY